DNA from Streptomyces sp. Edi4:
TGTCCTCGGCAATGGCGAGATGGAACAGCGGAACGTCTGTGACCAGCCGTCCGTCTGCGTCCACGACGGCCACGGCGTCGATTTCGGTGCGGTGCTCGGCCTGTTCGGCGAGCCTGCCCCGGACCTGGGCGACGCTGTTCTCGCGCAGCGCGGTGACGAGCCGGGTGGTCATGGCGCCGCCCACGGTGTTTTCAGGGCGGGCCAGCAGTCCGCGCAGGCCGGTGGCCTGTGCCGGGGCCATCCGGTCCAGGAGAATGCTGCGCTCGCTTGCGCCGAGGTCGCGCAACGCGTCGACGGCCTCGTCGGGTTCCATTTCGCCCAGCATCTGTGCGGCGTAGGCGGGTCCCGCCTCACGCAGAAGGTTCTCCAGCTCGCCGGGCTCCATCTCCTCCAGGGCGTCGGCGGCGTGCCCGGGCTCCAGCCAGGTCAGCAACTGCTGGCGCTCCGCACGGCCCAGATCCTCCAGTACGTCGGCGAGGTCCGCGGGCCTGAGCCGGTGCAGCGAGGCGCGAGTGCCGCGCAGGCTGACCTCGGCCGGCCCTTCCATGGCGTGTTCGGCGAACGGGGCCACCGACCGCCAGTCCAGTACACGCTCGGGGGTGGGCCGGACTTGCCAGCGCCGCGGCCCCAGCCTGCGCAGCAGCGTGGGCAGGGAGACGTCTACGCCGACCAGGACGGTCCGTTCGGCCAGGGGTGCGAGGTAGAGGTCGGCGGCGCGGGTGACCTGGATTCCGTCCACGTCCACGAGCTGGTGGTCGAGCACGTCACGGGCCAGCAGCACCTCACCGGGGCGTCGCTCGTACTCGCGCATGTCCATCCGCGCCGTCCGCAGACGTACCCGGCCCGCGTCGATCCGTTCAACGGCGTCGATGGGAAGGAAGGCGCGTCGGCGCCCAACGCGGATGACCAGGCCGGTCACCGGTGGATAGGGGTCCGGGCCGTACAGGCGGGCCACCACGTCGGCCATACGGCCGACGTCCTCCCCTGCCTGATTGGTGACAGGACCACCGACCAGGCCTGCTACGGACAGCAGGGAGCCACGCACCGTTCGGGCGGCGGTGGCTTGGCGTGCGAGCTTGACACGGCGGTCCCGCAGACGCGAGGAGGTGGTCATGAGCAGTTGGTTGGCAGACAGGGCGAGCCCCCTGAACCCGCCGTGGCGGGAGCGGGCGACACCATGTCGCCACGCGCGTTCCCCGTGCTGACCAACAGCGGTGGGATGCGGCGGTTACCTGGTGTCGCGGAGAGACGGCGAGGAAGACGACATGGAGGGCCGACTGTGACCCGGACTACTGTCCATCTCGCCTCCTTTGCTCATGAGCATCCGTGCTCTGCCATCCGACCTGCCGCCGGCACAACCGGCTCGCAGCTGTGGACGGCGCTCGCAAGACGCACCCCAACCTCCGCCAGGACGGGCTCAGATGAGTGTGGTGCGCTTCCGCAGCATACGGGAAATAGTTGCCCAGTTGCGCAAGTGGTGCTTAGATCCGGGCAACTGTCGAACAGGTGGGCTGCCGCATGAAACCCTCACGCCACCGACCCGCCATGGCCGCGACGGCTGGCGTGGCCTCGGTCTGGGCGCAACGCTCGAAACGCCGGGCCTCGCATACGCGCCACCTGAAGCACGGACGCTGCTCAGCAGCGCCATGGCCGGCACGGCTGCCGTCGGTGCGACCCTGTTCCTCGCCCGCCGACGAGCACAGCGAAGCGGTGCACCAGTGAACTCCGGCCCCGGGGAGGCGGCCTCCTGTGCGGACGCGCGGCCGGCGTTCCCCTCCACGCCATCGCACAGGACGCCCGGGCTTTCCGTGACCACTGTCCAACAGTGGATCGCCTCCCACCAGGACCGGCCGCGAGACTCCAAGCCCTGACGGCCATACCCGCTCCTGAAGCAGGGCGACAACGCCCCGGGCGACGCCCGCCTGCCCGCCCGCTCCCACTACACCGTTCTTGAGATTGCAGGTCATGACGACACGCACACGGCTATACCGCAGCGGCACACTGGCGCTGGAGGACTTCCCGGCCGAGGACATATCCGAATACATCGACGAACCAGGTGTGACGGTCTGGCTCGACCTGAGCGCACCGGGCCCTGCCGACTTCGCCATGATCAGCGAAGAGTTCGGTCTCCATGAACTGGCGGTCGAAGATGCCCGTCACGAGCATCAGCGGCCCAAGCTCGACCGCTACCGCACCCATGCCTTCCTCAGCGCCTACGCGGTCCGCACGGACCCGGACAGCGGACGCGTGTCCACAAGCGAACTGTCGGTCTTCGTGACCGAGAACGCGCTCATCACCGTCCGCCCCGATGAGCGCTTCAGTATCGAGGAGGTCGTCGAGCGCTGGGACAACAACGCGGACTTGGCCAAACACGGCGTCGGCTACCTCCTGCACGGACTCCTGGACCACATCGTGGACGGGTACTTCGCGGCCGTGCAAGACCTCGACGACCGCATCGAAGCCGTTGAGGACCTGCTGTTCGACGAAGGCCGCCAACAGATCGACACCGTCCAACGCGGCTCCTATCAGCTGCGCAAAAGCCTCTCCCGGCTGCGACGCGTGGTCCTGCCCATGCGAGAGGTGGTCAACAGCCTTCTGCGCCGTGACCTGCACATCGTGGCCGAGCCGCTGCTGCCCTACTACCAGGACGTCTACGACCACGTGCTGCGGGCCGGAGAGTGGACCGAGTCGCTGCGGGACATGATCGGTTCGATCATGGAGACCAACCTGACGGTTCAGGGCAACCGCATGAACCTCATCATGAAGAAGGTCACCAGCTGGGCCTCCATCATCGCCGTGCCAACCGCGATCACCGGTTTCTACGGGCAGAACGTGCCCTACCCCGGGTTCAGCACCCAGACCGGGTTCATCACGTCGACGGCAGCCATCATCATCCTGTCCGTCGTCCTGTACGCCGCCTTCAAACGCAAAGACTGGATCTGACGTGCTCCAGGGGCGGCGTGCGCGTGCCTGGGTACGCGCCGGGAAGGTTCTCCCGAAGAGACGGGCCCCGGGCCGCGAAGGGTCCCAGCGCGCCCGACGGCAGCACCCCGGTGCGTCTACAGTGTCGTAGACCGTAGGCTGGGAGGCGCCGAACAGGCGCCTGAGGACGCGTCGCACGCTGTGTGTCCTGGCGCTCCCCCGAATCCGGAAGGCACATGCCCGTGTCCGAAGACCGTCCCGGCCAGACCGGTCCGCCGACG
Protein-coding regions in this window:
- a CDS encoding CBS domain-containing protein — protein: MTTSSRLRDRRVKLARQATAARTVRGSLLSVAGLVGGPVTNQAGEDVGRMADVVARLYGPDPYPPVTGLVIRVGRRRAFLPIDAVERIDAGRVRLRTARMDMREYERRPGEVLLARDVLDHQLVDVDGIQVTRAADLYLAPLAERTVLVGVDVSLPTLLRRLGPRRWQVRPTPERVLDWRSVAPFAEHAMEGPAEVSLRGTRASLHRLRPADLADVLEDLGRAERQQLLTWLEPGHAADALEEMEPGELENLLREAGPAYAAQMLGEMEPDEAVDALRDLGASERSILLDRMAPAQATGLRGLLARPENTVGGAMTTRLVTALRENSVAQVRGRLAEQAEHRTEIDAVAVVDADGRLVTDVPLFHLAIAEDTSTMGDMADWLAQFGPRIALRPDTPVDEAADHLLASRASSLLVIDENETPLGRMLADDILEALRPERGRRHFRRFLQ
- a CDS encoding magnesium transporter CorA family protein; amino-acid sequence: MTTRTRLYRSGTLALEDFPAEDISEYIDEPGVTVWLDLSAPGPADFAMISEEFGLHELAVEDARHEHQRPKLDRYRTHAFLSAYAVRTDPDSGRVSTSELSVFVTENALITVRPDERFSIEEVVERWDNNADLAKHGVGYLLHGLLDHIVDGYFAAVQDLDDRIEAVEDLLFDEGRQQIDTVQRGSYQLRKSLSRLRRVVLPMREVVNSLLRRDLHIVAEPLLPYYQDVYDHVLRAGEWTESLRDMIGSIMETNLTVQGNRMNLIMKKVTSWASIIAVPTAITGFYGQNVPYPGFSTQTGFITSTAAIIILSVVLYAAFKRKDWI